A single Carnobacterium inhibens subsp. inhibens DSM 13024 DNA region contains:
- a CDS encoding DEAD/DEAH box helicase — MKWSIPERVIEQGRQYVAEKRVLSVNSNFDKKIWSAEVMGSDIFHVELDGSTKEDDFCECLYWKNHGYCKHTVAVELELRDRKISRVMTAENAKKVAVDSPNPGQELTESFTRIFLNENRKMAVTAKQKQSLKLEYRIEIKPMTTALIRTSFDVLALSLKAGSDKMYIIKDLPLFLESFIKKETLELKAGQEINFKDIFLEEEDRDILTSLYKQYKSIQLISGEHKDAKSLLTNNRYLVLMTALAENTIQDLQDSGNLTFVTKDDTYKTMMFVEGKMPFSFEIFQKNNTITLSITGLADSHLKEYDWFVSDNIVFQPNLEQMRAYRPLQQFLQRFGGDNIVIEPADMPDFTAYVMPLLVKIGNVSIDDQLKDSFVQEPLLTSVYFEYHNEAVHATVEFNYKHMILSTDPSKNQLSEEGVQIIRDSEKEMKIINQLNEFDYHRTETNYTKRMVRDDEFYNLFTKEIPTLELDATVYVDDLLDSMFLNQIDPETIIDVQNEGSLLDVRFDIKGITPEEVDDVLRSLVEKKAFHKFDNGTILSLESESFKQVSDVLNELRVTKKFQNGGIQLPSYRGLELNEKFAMDEKTKGTVSKKFKNLIHDLNFPEEFEAAVPKTLKAELRPYQVTGFQWLKMLSKYGFGGILADDMGLGKTIQVITYILSEIEEKGQNDPFLIVAPASLIYNWHFEIEKFAPSIESIVVSGTAEERMQLVGNVKPNQVLITSYPSFRQDVEYYKQASFSTLILDESQMVKNHNTKTSQALRDLSIKKRFALSGTPIENKIEELWAIFQLIMPGFFPSIKKFKTLPNEQIAKMIRPFVLRRIKKEVLKELPNKIETNLYSQMTKEQKTVYLAYLQRIQESVNSMDGAEFKKNRIEILAGLTRLRQICCDPKLFIDDYEGDSGKLEQLKETIQTARENGRRILIFSQFTSMLAIIEKELAEQEVDTFYLSGQTKPKERIEMVNKFNAGEKDVFLISLKAGGTGLNLTGADMVILYDLWWNPAVEEQAAGRAHRIGQKKVVQVLRLIAEGTIEEKIDQLQQEKKALFDQIITEDGSIQREGSQLSEDDIREILSIGM; from the coding sequence ATGAAATGGAGTATACCTGAACGCGTTATTGAGCAAGGAAGACAATATGTTGCAGAAAAACGTGTCCTTTCAGTCAACTCAAATTTTGATAAGAAAATATGGTCTGCCGAAGTTATGGGCAGTGATATTTTTCATGTTGAATTAGATGGATCAACAAAAGAAGATGATTTTTGTGAATGTTTATATTGGAAAAATCATGGTTATTGTAAACATACTGTTGCGGTTGAATTAGAGCTTAGAGACCGAAAAATCAGCCGAGTGATGACAGCTGAGAATGCTAAAAAAGTAGCAGTGGATTCTCCAAATCCAGGCCAAGAATTAACAGAATCATTCACACGTATATTTTTAAATGAAAATAGAAAAATGGCTGTAACAGCTAAACAAAAACAGTCACTGAAATTAGAATACAGAATAGAAATCAAGCCGATGACTACTGCACTGATAAGAACTTCTTTTGACGTGTTGGCTTTAAGCCTTAAAGCTGGTAGTGATAAAATGTATATTATAAAAGATCTGCCTTTGTTTTTAGAAAGTTTTATCAAAAAAGAAACACTTGAATTAAAAGCAGGTCAAGAAATCAACTTTAAAGATATTTTTCTTGAAGAAGAAGATCGTGATATCCTAACAAGTTTATATAAACAATATAAATCAATCCAATTGATTTCTGGAGAGCATAAAGATGCTAAATCATTATTGACTAATAACCGTTATTTGGTACTAATGACTGCTCTAGCAGAAAATACGATTCAAGATTTACAAGATAGTGGCAATTTAACCTTTGTTACGAAAGACGATACCTATAAAACGATGATGTTTGTCGAAGGGAAAATGCCTTTTTCGTTTGAGATTTTTCAAAAGAACAACACAATTACTCTGTCTATTACGGGTTTAGCAGATAGTCACTTAAAAGAATATGATTGGTTTGTTTCAGACAATATTGTCTTTCAACCTAATTTAGAACAAATGCGTGCTTATCGTCCGCTGCAACAATTTTTACAACGTTTTGGTGGCGACAATATTGTGATTGAACCTGCTGATATGCCGGACTTTACTGCTTATGTAATGCCATTGCTCGTAAAAATCGGAAATGTCTCAATTGATGATCAACTGAAAGATTCTTTCGTTCAAGAACCTTTATTAACATCTGTTTATTTTGAGTACCATAATGAGGCGGTACACGCTACTGTGGAATTTAATTATAAACACATGATTCTATCTACTGATCCTTCTAAAAATCAGTTGTCCGAAGAAGGCGTACAAATTATCAGAGATAGTGAAAAAGAAATGAAAATTATTAATCAATTAAATGAATTTGATTATCATCGGACAGAAACCAACTATACGAAACGAATGGTTCGAGATGACGAATTCTACAACTTGTTTACAAAAGAAATTCCAACTTTAGAGTTAGATGCAACCGTTTATGTAGATGATTTATTAGACAGTATGTTTTTAAATCAAATTGATCCTGAGACCATTATTGATGTTCAAAATGAAGGCTCTTTGTTAGATGTTCGTTTTGACATTAAAGGGATCACTCCAGAAGAAGTAGATGATGTATTAAGAAGTTTGGTCGAAAAGAAAGCTTTCCATAAATTTGATAATGGAACGATTCTTTCGTTAGAATCAGAAAGTTTTAAACAAGTTAGTGATGTTTTAAATGAATTGAGAGTGACCAAGAAATTTCAAAATGGCGGAATTCAATTGCCGAGTTATCGAGGATTAGAATTGAACGAAAAGTTCGCTATGGATGAAAAAACAAAAGGAACGGTATCCAAAAAATTCAAAAACCTCATTCATGATCTGAATTTCCCAGAAGAATTTGAGGCTGCGGTTCCTAAGACTTTGAAAGCAGAATTAAGACCCTATCAAGTAACTGGGTTTCAGTGGTTGAAGATGTTGTCTAAATATGGATTTGGCGGTATTTTAGCTGATGATATGGGACTTGGGAAAACCATTCAGGTCATTACGTATATACTATCTGAAATAGAAGAAAAAGGACAAAATGATCCTTTCTTAATTGTTGCTCCAGCTTCATTGATCTACAATTGGCATTTTGAGATTGAAAAATTTGCACCATCGATCGAAAGTATAGTGGTTTCAGGTACAGCTGAGGAAAGAATGCAGTTAGTTGGAAATGTTAAACCAAATCAAGTCTTGATTACGTCTTATCCTAGTTTTAGACAGGACGTGGAATATTACAAGCAGGCTTCTTTTAGTACACTTATTTTAGATGAGTCGCAAATGGTGAAAAATCATAACACTAAAACATCACAAGCTTTGAGAGACTTATCCATAAAGAAACGATTTGCCTTAAGTGGTACACCTATTGAAAATAAAATCGAAGAGTTATGGGCAATTTTCCAATTGATCATGCCTGGATTTTTCCCTTCTATCAAAAAGTTTAAAACTTTACCAAATGAACAAATTGCAAAAATGATTCGTCCATTTGTCTTAAGACGTATCAAAAAAGAAGTACTGAAAGAATTACCGAATAAAATTGAAACTAACTTATATAGTCAAATGACTAAAGAACAAAAAACGGTCTATCTTGCTTACTTGCAACGAATCCAAGAAAGTGTCAATAGCATGGATGGGGCAGAGTTCAAAAAGAATCGAATTGAGATTTTGGCTGGATTAACTCGTCTAAGACAAATCTGTTGTGATCCTAAGTTGTTTATTGATGATTACGAAGGCGACTCGGGTAAATTAGAACAGTTGAAAGAAACAATTCAAACAGCTAGAGAAAATGGAAGACGGATTTTGATCTTTTCTCAATTTACTTCTATGCTTGCCATTATTGAAAAAGAACTGGCAGAACAAGAAGTGGATACTTTCTATTTAAGTGGACAAACCAAACCAAAAGAGCGTATTGAAATGGTCAATAAATTCAACGCTGGAGAAAAAGATGTTTTTCTTATCTCACTTAAAGCTGGTGGGACTGGATTAAACCTTACGGGTGCCGATATGGTTATCCTTTACGATTTATGGTGGAACCCAGCAGTGGAAGAACAAGCCGCTGGTAGAGCACACAGAATCGGACAGAAAAAAGTTGTTCAAGTTTTACGCTTGATTGCTGAAGGAACCATTGAAGAAAAAATCGATCAATTGCAACAAGAGAAAAAAGCGTTGTTTGATCAAATTATTACTGAAGACGGATCTATCCAAAGAGAAGGAAGCCAGTTATCGGAAGATGATATTCGTGAAATTTTAAGTATAGGGATGTAA
- the rpsB gene encoding 30S ribosomal protein S2, which produces MAVISMKQLLEAGVHFGHQTRRWNPKMSRYIFTERNGIYIIDLQKTVKLADTAYNYMKEVSENGGIALFVGTKKQAQEAIKDEATRAGQYFVNHRWLGGTLTNWDTIQKRIKRLKAINKMEEDGTFEVLPKKEVGILIKQRDRLEKFLGGIQDMPRIPDVMFVVDPRKERIAIQEAHKLNIPVVAMVDTNCDPDEIDVIIPSNDDAIRAVKLITSKMADAMIEGNQGEDEVVEETFTAEAPEASETASIEEIVEVVEGNNAE; this is translated from the coding sequence ATGGCAGTAATTTCTATGAAACAATTGCTTGAAGCAGGAGTTCATTTTGGTCACCAAACACGTCGTTGGAACCCAAAAATGTCTCGTTATATCTTTACAGAAAGAAACGGTATCTACATCATTGACTTACAAAAAACGGTTAAGTTAGCTGATACTGCATACAACTACATGAAAGAAGTATCTGAAAATGGCGGAATCGCTTTATTCGTTGGTACTAAAAAACAAGCACAAGAAGCTATCAAAGATGAAGCAACTCGTGCTGGACAATACTTTGTAAACCACCGTTGGTTAGGTGGAACATTAACTAACTGGGATACAATCCAAAAACGTATCAAACGTTTGAAAGCTATCAACAAAATGGAAGAAGACGGAACTTTTGAAGTCCTTCCTAAAAAAGAAGTTGGGATCTTGATCAAACAACGTGACCGTCTTGAAAAATTCTTAGGTGGGATCCAAGATATGCCTAGAATTCCAGATGTAATGTTCGTTGTTGACCCTCGTAAAGAACGTATTGCAATCCAAGAAGCACACAAATTAAACATTCCAGTAGTAGCAATGGTTGATACTAACTGTGACCCAGATGAAATCGATGTTATCATCCCATCAAACGATGACGCTATCCGCGCTGTTAAATTGATTACTTCTAAAATGGCTGATGCTATGATCGAAGGAAACCAAGGTGAAGATGAAGTCGTTGAAGAAACTTTCACAGCTGAAGCTCCAGAAGCTTCTGAAACTGCTTCAATTGAAGAAATCGTTGAAGTCGTTGAAGGAAACAACGCTGAATAA
- the tsf gene encoding translation elongation factor Ts produces the protein MAKVTAQLVKQLRDMTGVGMMDAKKALVAVDGDIDAAVDHLRETGMAKAAKKAGRIAAEGLAGVYVDGNVGSITEINSETDFVSKNNQFIKLVKDVTEAIAEGNPETVADAQSIKAGDGTVETEILAAVTKIGEKIELRRFARVEKTDADVFGAYTHMGGRIAVLVTLEGTTDEDVARDIAMHIAAINPKYVSRDQVSQEEIDHETKVLTEQALNEGKPANIVEKMIQGRLNKYLAEISLVDQPFVKDPDQTVGKYIESKGAVVKSFVRFEVGEGIEKREENFAEEVMNQVNK, from the coding sequence ATGGCAAAAGTAACAGCTCAACTAGTTAAACAATTACGTGACATGACCGGCGTAGGAATGATGGATGCTAAAAAAGCATTGGTTGCTGTTGATGGCGACATCGATGCTGCAGTTGACCACTTAAGAGAAACAGGTATGGCAAAAGCTGCTAAAAAAGCTGGACGTATCGCTGCTGAAGGATTAGCTGGCGTTTATGTTGATGGAAATGTTGGTTCTATTACAGAAATCAACTCTGAAACTGACTTTGTTTCTAAAAACAACCAATTCATAAAATTAGTTAAAGATGTAACTGAAGCAATTGCTGAAGGAAATCCTGAAACAGTTGCAGATGCTCAATCTATTAAAGCTGGAGACGGTACTGTAGAAACTGAAATTTTAGCAGCAGTAACTAAAATCGGTGAAAAAATCGAATTACGTCGTTTTGCACGTGTCGAAAAAACTGATGCAGACGTTTTTGGAGCATACACTCACATGGGCGGACGTATTGCAGTATTAGTTACTCTTGAAGGAACAACTGATGAAGATGTTGCTCGTGATATTGCTATGCATATCGCAGCTATCAATCCTAAATATGTTTCTCGTGACCAAGTTTCTCAAGAAGAAATCGATCACGAAACAAAAGTATTAACTGAACAAGCATTAAACGAAGGCAAACCAGCTAATATCGTTGAAAAAATGATCCAAGGACGTTTGAACAAATATTTAGCTGAAATTTCTTTAGTAGACCAACCATTTGTAAAAGATCCAGATCAAACAGTTGGAAAATACATTGAATCAAAAGGCGCTGTAGTTAAATCATTTGTTCGCTTTGAAGTTGGCGAAGGAATTGAAAAACGTGAAGAGAACTTTGCTGAAGAAGTTATGAATCAAGTTAATAAATAA
- the pyrH gene encoding UMP kinase — protein MIEPKYKRVVLKLSGEALAGDTGFGIKPPTIKEICKEIKEVKELGVEIAIVVGGGNIWRGQVGSEMGMERAQADYMGMLATVMNALALQDCLENEGVPTRVQTSIEMRQIAEPYIRRKAVRHLEKGRVVIFAGGTGNPYFSTDTTSALRAAEIDADVILMAKNNVDGIYSADPKLDKNATKFEELTHLEIINKGLQVMDTTASSLSMDNNIPLVVFNLNETGNIKRVALGETIGTTVRGK, from the coding sequence ATGATTGAACCAAAATACAAACGTGTCGTTTTAAAACTAAGCGGAGAAGCCTTAGCAGGTGATACTGGATTTGGAATAAAACCACCAACAATAAAAGAAATTTGTAAAGAAATAAAAGAAGTAAAAGAATTAGGTGTAGAAATTGCTATTGTCGTTGGAGGCGGAAATATTTGGCGCGGTCAAGTTGGTTCTGAAATGGGAATGGAACGTGCTCAAGCAGATTACATGGGAATGCTGGCTACAGTAATGAACGCTTTAGCATTGCAAGACTGTCTTGAAAATGAAGGAGTACCAACGCGTGTACAAACATCCATCGAAATGCGTCAAATTGCTGAACCTTATATTCGCAGAAAAGCTGTTCGTCATTTAGAAAAAGGGCGAGTAGTGATCTTTGCAGGTGGTACTGGAAATCCTTATTTTTCAACTGACACGACTTCTGCATTAAGAGCAGCTGAAATTGATGCTGATGTTATCTTAATGGCAAAAAATAATGTAGATGGTATCTATTCAGCAGATCCAAAATTAGATAAAAATGCTACTAAATTTGAAGAGTTAACTCATTTAGAAATTATCAATAAAGGCTTGCAAGTAATGGACACAACAGCAAGTTCTTTAAGCATGGATAACAACATTCCATTGGTTGTATTCAATTTAAATGAAACTGGAAATATCAAACGTGTTGCTTTAGGTGAAACTATTGGAACAACTGTGAGGGGGAAATAA
- the frr gene encoding ribosome recycling factor: MTNAILQTTKEKMVKTESALQRELGTIRAGRANAGLLDRINVVYYGAPTPLKQLAQISVPEPRVLMITPFDKSSISDIEKSIMQSDIGISPANDGNVIRLVIPQLTEERRKELAKKVGKESENAKVSVRNIRREAIDELKKAEKNNEITQDDLRTFEEDVQKITNDSVKNIDAISAEKEKELLDV; the protein is encoded by the coding sequence ATGACAAACGCAATCTTACAAACAACAAAAGAAAAAATGGTCAAAACGGAAAGTGCTTTACAACGTGAATTAGGAACGATCCGTGCTGGTCGCGCAAATGCAGGTTTATTAGACAGAATTAATGTTGTGTATTACGGAGCGCCTACACCATTAAAACAATTGGCACAAATTTCTGTTCCAGAACCGCGTGTATTAATGATCACACCGTTCGATAAAAGTTCAATCTCTGATATTGAAAAATCAATTATGCAAAGTGATATTGGGATCAGTCCAGCAAATGACGGAAATGTTATTCGTTTAGTGATTCCACAATTAACTGAAGAACGTCGTAAAGAATTAGCAAAAAAAGTTGGTAAAGAATCTGAGAATGCTAAAGTTTCAGTTCGTAACATCCGCCGTGAAGCAATTGATGAATTGAAAAAAGCTGAAAAAAATAATGAAATTACTCAAGATGATTTACGTACGTTTGAAGAAGATGTACAAAAAATTACTAATGACAGCGTGAAAAATATTGACGCTATCTCAGCTGAAAAAGAAAAAGAACTATTAGACGTTTAA